GAGAAGAATTAAAAGTACAACGTGTTTTTAAATTAGTTGATACTTGTGCAGCAGAATTTAAGGCAAAAACTCCTTATTATTATTCAACTTTCGAGAACGAAATTGAAACTGCAGACGGAGAAATCATTATTGCAAACGAAAGTGTTGTAACTGATAAAAAGAAAATTATCGTTTTAGGTTCTGGACCAAATAGAATTGGTCAGGGAATTGAGTTCGATTACTGTTGTGTACATGGTGTTTTAGCAGCTGCAGAATGTGGTTACGAAACAATTATGATTAACTGTAATCCAGAAACGGTTTCTACAGATTTTGATACCGCAGATAAATTATACTTTGAGCCTGTTTTTTGGGAACATATTTATGACATTATTCGTCATGAAAAACCAGAAGGAGTTATTGTACAATTAGGTGGGCAAACTGCATTAAAGTTAGCAGAGAAGTTAACAAAATACGGAATTAAAATTATCGGTACTTCTTTTGAAGCGTTAGATATTGCAGAAGATAGAGGAAGATTTTCAGCGATGTTAAAAGATAATAAAATTCCTTTTCCAGAATATGGTATCGCAGAAACTGCAGACGAAGCTTTGGTTTTAGCAGATGAATTAGATTTCCCAATTTTGGTAAGACCTTCTTACGTTTTAGGAGGACAAGGAATGAAAATTGTCATCAATAAAGAAGACTTGGTAAAACATGTAGTTGATTTATTAGGTAGAATGCCTGGTAATAAATTATTGTTAGATCATTATTTAGATGGCGCAATTGAAGCTGAAGCAGATGCAATTTGTGATGCTGATGGTAATGTGTACATTATTGGTATTATGGAGCATATAGAACCTTGTGGAATACACTCTGGAGATTCTAACGCAACTTTACCCGCCTTTAATTTAGGCGAATTTGTAATGCAACAAATTAAAGATCATACACATACAATTGCAAGAGAATTAAAAACTGTTGGTTTAATTAATATTCAGTTTGCAATTAAACATGATATTGTTTATATTATTGAAGCAAACCCAAGAGCCTCTAGAACTGTACCTTTTATAGCAAAAGCATACAAAGAACCGTATGTAAATTATGCAACTAAAGTAATGTTAGGTCATAATAAAGTAACAGACTTTAATTTTAATCCTCAATTAGAAGGGTATGCAATTAAACAACCTGTTTTCTCTTTTAACAAGTTTCCTAATGTTGATAAAAAATTAGGACCAGAAATGAAATCTACTGGAGAAAGTATCTTATTTATAGATAGTTTAAAAGACGATGAATTTTACGATTTATATTCTAGACGTAAAATGTACTTGAATAAATAAAAGCATCATTTTTGATATATTAAAAAAAGCATCCAATTTTGGATGCTTTTTTTTTGGTGTTGATTATTTTATAATTAGCTATTAAATCAAAGACTTAGATTCCGTTAATATTTGATCTTTATTTAAATTCGTAAATCCGCTATTTTCTGCTTTTTCCAATCTAGTACTAATCCAATCAATTTGACTTTGCTGTTTTCTTGCTTGTCTAATTAAATCGTCTGGTTGCGTAGATGAAATATTTTGTCTTTCCATAACGTGTTGTTTTATGCTAATTTACATCTAAAAAGTAAATTTCAAAAATTTAGCTCTCAATTTGAGTTTTATAGTGCTACCGTAATTTATAGGATTTATTCGATTTGAGAGAGTATCTTATTTATAGATAGTTTAAAAGACGATGAATTTTACGACTTATATTCTAGACGTAAAATGTACTTGAATAAATAAAAAGTATCATTTTTGATATATTAAAAAAAGCATCCAATTTTGGATGCTTTTTTTTGTGATTAGTTATCAAGGTGTTGGGCTATGTCTTTTTTAGTTCTAAAGTTTCAATAATTTCTTTAAATACAGGTTTTGATGAATCAATATTTTTTTTTGATAAATAATCTTTCGAGAAATATTCAAAGTTATTATTTGATTTATGTAATAAATCTAAGTTGTTTGTCCTTTCGTGTTTTTTTTCTACTTCTTTTACTTTCTTATGAAAATTATCTATTATACCTTTAAAATCAAATTTATTAGCATTACTCAGGTTATTAATTAAAAAAGAAAGGCTCATAAAAGTTAAATTTTTAATTTCACCAAAAGAGTTCTCCAAGTTATTCTCATTTTTATTTACTTTATTTTTAAACTCTTCAATTAAATACTTATTGAATCCTGACGATTTAAAAATAGAACTCGTATAAATAATAATTGGATAGATAACCAAATTTCTTGTTTTAATCTTTAATTCTCTATATGTTTTGTTTTCAAAAGGCTCTTGTTTTAATTTTTCTAAATGTTTAATTATTTGCCCTGTTCCCTTCTTTGTAGTGTTATACTTTTTATCTAATTCTTCTTTAATTTTTATGTGAGAATAGGAATTTACTGCGGCTGCAGAAAAATATGCATCCTTAATTTCAAATAGAAAAATATATTTTCCATTTCTGAAATATGCATCAGGAAACCCTTGCACAATATCATCATCAAATTTTAGAATTGTATTTTTTCCTTTTAAATACTTGGGGAGTATTTTTTCAAAAAGACTTTTTTCAGTTACTTTATTAGCAATAAGATTTTTGTAATTAGTGAAGTTTTTAAATTTTGGAACATTATTTATTTCTGATTTATTGTAAAAATCAAACACTAAACCTTCATAAAGCTTGTTAGATATGAAATCCCAGTTTAATACAATAAGTTTCTTTTTATTTTTAAATAAAGGTCTGTCTTTTAAGCCTGAATAACTATTGCTTCCAGTTTTATATTTCAGTTTGTATTCTTCGATATCTAATATAAATGTATCGAATAATGAATGAAATAAATTATTTTCATCAATCAAAAATGGAGGAAATTCAGAATCTAATTGATTCCAAGAGTTTTGTAATAAACTCAATAATTTAAGTATATAGTTCCAAGTATCAGGTTCTCCATTTTTTCTGAGAAATATATCTACATTTTCTGAATATTCACTTTGTTTAAAATAATTTAATAAATTTAAGCCTTTTATTAAACTAACAATTGGATTTGAAGATTGGTTGATGTCAATTTGATCAACAATTATTGGCCATAAAAATTCTCTAAAAAATTGATGCTTTTTATGTTTTTCACTCAAATCTTTTGGTTTGTATTTATCGTTTAAATTCTTGGTAATTAAAAGATAAGCCTTTAAAAAATTTAATTCATTTTCTGGAGTTGAGTCTTTGTATTCAAAACCTTGATAATTGACTAAAACATAATGTATAAATTCAAGATTTATTTTAATTGTGAAAATATTAATTCTTGGATTCTCTTGGATTAATTTTCTTAGGTTATTGTAAACTTCAGTTTTTGTTTTTAAATCAAATCTTTCAGTTATTTTTTTGAATATTTTTATTTGTGTTTTATTATCACTTTTTAAATATAACTCCGAATTAATATAACTCAAAAGAGTTATTATCATGCTTGAAGGAATTCCTTTAAGTAAAAAAACTATATCTGGTTCTTGATCGTTAAATATATCTGAATAAATTGGAGTTGTATTTATTTCCATTTTTTAATATTTTGCCTAATTATAACACTCATATAAATAAGGTACATCAGAAACAAGCTAAGTTACCATTTTCAAGCCAAAATTTCATCAGTAAAACTACCTGTTTACATCAAAAAATAATTGTCTTAATTTTTTCTTAAAAGTACTCCTTTTTTTTCGTTATGAACGTAAGTTCATTATCTTTGTACCGAATTTTAGTTATACGGGAGAATTTTTATTACCGAGTACATGATTGAGCTCGGTAGTAATAATTCTTTTACAGATAGTTTAGAATCACATTAAAACCAACAAATGCCAAGACCAAAAAAGAAGAGAAAAGTAGATCATCCACCAAAAATGCTTGGTTTTAAACCTTTTGGAATTCCTTTGCGAAATTCTGAGCATGTTATTATGCAGTATGAAGAATATGAGTCGGTTAAATTGGTTATTTATGATAAGTTATCGCAAGATGCAGCAGCAGAAAAGATGGAAGTTTCCAGACCAACATTAACCCGAATTTATAACAGCGCATTAAAAAAAATTGGAGAAGCTTTTGTAGAAGGAAAAGCAATATTGATTAAAGGTGGAGATTTTGAATTTGATAAAGATTGGTACAAATGCAACACATGTTTTAAGTTAACAGGTGGAATTAAAGACCCTAAAATATGTGGTAATTGTCCTGCCAATGATAATAAGGAATTAGTAAACTTAAATGAATAAGTGATGCCAAATTTAAACAGCAAAGGCCCTGAAGGTTTAGGCCCAAAAACAGGAATGAAATTAGGGAAATGTAGAAAAACAAAATCAGATGCTGATGAAGCACCTACAAACAGACCTTTTAGAAAAGGAAGGCGTCATAATAGTAAAATTACAAAAATCGATTAAAGATGAAAAAAATAGCAATACCAATTACAGAAGACAATAAGATTGAAGATCATTTTGGACGTTGTAAGTTCTACGAAATACACACTTTTTCTGATGAAAATGAAATAGTAGATTTAACATTATTAGAATCTGATGGTAAATGTGGATGTAAATCTAACATTGT
The window above is part of the Polaribacter sp. SA4-12 genome. Proteins encoded here:
- a CDS encoding CopG family transcriptional regulator, producing MERQNISSTQPDDLIRQARKQQSQIDWISTRLEKAENSGFTNLNKDQILTESKSLI
- a CDS encoding DUF134 domain-containing protein; the protein is MPRPKKKRKVDHPPKMLGFKPFGIPLRNSEHVIMQYEEYESVKLVIYDKLSQDAAAEKMEVSRPTLTRIYNSALKKIGEAFVEGKAILIKGGDFEFDKDWYKCNTCFKLTGGIKDPKICGNCPANDNKELVNLNE
- a CDS encoding DUF5320 family protein, which translates into the protein MPNLNSKGPEGLGPKTGMKLGKCRKTKSDADEAPTNRPFRKGRRHNSKITKID